One genomic region from Pyrobaculum islandicum DSM 4184 encodes:
- a CDS encoding MBL fold metallo-hydrolase, whose product MPYRFKNLTIYWLGHDAFRIVGEGAVLYIDPYQIQLGEPKADIVLITHEHFDHCDPPSIQRLKKPSTIVVAPKIARQCVGKVVTDIVEVTPGETKSIENIQVTTYPAYNINKYRDIARGVVFHPKQDGRVAYLIKWGDVSIFHAGDSDFIPEFRDIKTDVALVPVSGVYVMTPSEAAEFVNTIEPKVAIPMHYGAIVGSRREAEEFKRLVKPGIEVVILEREI is encoded by the coding sequence ATGCCATATAGGTTCAAAAATCTGACCATATATTGGTTAGGGCATGACGCTTTTAGAATTGTCGGAGAAGGCGCGGTTTTATACATAGATCCATACCAGATACAACTTGGCGAGCCTAAGGCCGATATTGTGCTTATTACTCATGAACATTTTGACCATTGCGATCCACCGTCTATTCAGCGGTTAAAGAAGCCGTCTACTATAGTGGTTGCGCCAAAGATCGCCAGGCAATGTGTAGGCAAAGTTGTCACAGATATCGTAGAGGTGACGCCAGGTGAGACAAAGAGCATTGAAAATATCCAAGTTACGACTTATCCAGCGTATAATATAAACAAATATAGAGATATTGCGCGTGGTGTGGTATTTCACCCCAAGCAAGATGGAAGAGTGGCATATCTTATAAAGTGGGGCGACGTTAGTATATTCCACGCTGGAGATAGCGACTTTATACCAGAGTTTAGAGATATAAAAACAGACGTAGCTCTAGTGCCTGTGTCTGGCGTATACGTAATGACGCCTTCTGAAGCCGCCGAGTTTGTAAACACAATAGAGCCAAAGGTAGCTATACCAATGCACTATGGCGCAATAGTGGGCTCGAGGAGAGAAGCCGAAGAGTTTAAACGGCTTGTTAAACCAGGGATAGAAGTAGTGATTTTAGAGCGGGAAATATAG
- a CDS encoding DUF47 domain-containing protein, with product MQRLKKIFSSGLEDIRTKLKVHIGLSFESLRILQELISAKSIDKSFVDEALRKVTALEREGDEIVRDLVDRVAQGAVVPTITNVVLILLDNVDNILDLIYFAIKEIRRGYHLWSSDQIYTIIITEVKEMLDLIKTMLEYFQNMLNAKGDEDIRRYARLISSLEEEIDEIKENILDKAYGLQLNAVEFNHLISLVYTADKIADNIQDAAYHLATISTSI from the coding sequence GTGCAACGGCTGAAAAAGATTTTTTCAAGCGGTTTAGAAGACATAAGGACCAAATTAAAAGTCCACATAGGTCTCTCATTCGAATCTCTTCGCATATTGCAGGAGTTGATATCTGCAAAATCTATTGACAAGAGCTTTGTAGACGAGGCGCTGAGAAAAGTGACAGCTTTAGAGAGAGAGGGCGACGAGATAGTCAGAGACTTGGTAGATAGAGTTGCCCAGGGAGCTGTTGTGCCGACAATCACAAATGTGGTTTTAATTCTGCTTGATAACGTAGATAATATCCTCGACTTGATATATTTCGCGATTAAAGAAATCAGAAGAGGCTACCACTTGTGGTCAAGCGACCAGATATATACAATTATTATCACAGAGGTAAAAGAAATGCTCGATCTTATAAAAACTATGCTAGAATATTTCCAAAACATGCTTAATGCAAAAGGAGATGAGGATATCAGGCGATATGCGCGCCTCATAAGTTCTCTCGAAGAAGAAATTGACGAAATAAAGGAGAATATATTAGACAAAGCCTACGGGCTCCAACTAAACGCCGTAGAGTTCAACCATTTAATCTCCTTGGTATATACAGCTGATAAAATAGCCGACAATATACAAGACGCGGCCTACCACCTGGCAACTATCTCAACATCAATATAA
- a CDS encoding 30S ribosomal protein S11: protein MSATEQPQQQQQKLRWGIAWIYSSSNNTIITITDLTGAETVARVSGGMVVRADKDKPSPWAAMQAAYKAAQLALARGINAVHIKVRGPGGYGMKVPGPGASAAIRALARSGLIIGRIEDVTPIPHDTIRPPSGRKGRRV, encoded by the coding sequence ATGTCAGCTACAGAACAGCCGCAGCAGCAACAACAGAAGTTGAGGTGGGGCATAGCGTGGATATATTCATCTTCAAATAATACGATAATTACTATAACAGATTTAACAGGTGCCGAAACTGTAGCTCGCGTAAGCGGCGGCATGGTAGTACGTGCAGATAAAGATAAACCATCTCCCTGGGCGGCGATGCAAGCTGCTTACAAAGCGGCGCAATTAGCTCTTGCAAGAGGTATAAATGCAGTACATATAAAAGTGAGGGGACCCGGCGGCTATGGCATGAAAGTGCCCGGCCCCGGCGCCTCGGCTGCAATAAGAGCCCTAGCTAGGTCCGGCCTTATAATTGGGAGGATAGAAGACGTCACTCCAATACCACATGATACAATAAGGCCGCCAAGCGGGCGCAAGGGGAGGAGAGTCTAA
- the amrS gene encoding AmmeMemoRadiSam system radical SAM enzyme has protein sequence MEAVLSKKLSDGRIECLACARRCKLREGQTGFCGVRTVRDGVLRLDVYGLISAIAVDPIEKKPLTHFYPGALVLSFSTFGCNWACQYCQNYELSQRRRAEGFEVTPELLVKIAESYGAHGITYTYNEPSIFIEFAHDVGILARSKGLFNTFVTNGYMTPEAVKYASEFLDAATVDFKGNADEKFLRRYVYITDAEPIFETLAEMKKYGIWVEITDLVVPEVGDDLEKARKLVRRIIDILGPEVPIHFLRFHPDYNMRHLFPTPIETLEKHVEVAKEEGAKYAYVGNVPGHRYEHTYCPECGRVVIKRRGFDILEINLIEKGGEYRCKFCGAKINIKGRIMPTWREEFRFVYVPIHAFAKWVKRES, from the coding sequence GTGGAAGCTGTACTTAGTAAGAAATTGTCAGATGGCAGAATAGAGTGTTTGGCTTGTGCCAGGAGATGTAAGTTAAGAGAGGGCCAGACGGGGTTCTGTGGTGTTAGAACTGTAAGAGACGGAGTCTTAAGGCTCGATGTATACGGCTTAATTTCTGCCATAGCTGTAGATCCAATAGAAAAAAAGCCGTTGACACATTTCTACCCAGGGGCTTTAGTTCTCTCGTTTTCAACTTTTGGATGTAACTGGGCTTGTCAATATTGTCAAAACTACGAGCTAAGCCAGAGGAGGAGAGCTGAAGGTTTTGAAGTTACGCCGGAGTTATTGGTAAAGATTGCAGAAAGCTACGGAGCCCACGGAATTACATACACATATAACGAGCCGTCAATTTTCATAGAGTTTGCCCACGACGTCGGCATATTAGCCCGTTCAAAAGGGCTCTTTAATACCTTTGTCACCAATGGCTATATGACCCCGGAGGCTGTGAAATACGCAAGCGAGTTTTTAGATGCGGCAACTGTAGACTTCAAAGGAAATGCAGACGAGAAATTCCTAAGGAGATATGTGTATATTACTGACGCAGAGCCCATCTTTGAGACTCTCGCAGAGATGAAAAAATATGGCATATGGGTAGAGATAACAGATCTTGTCGTGCCTGAAGTTGGCGACGACTTAGAAAAGGCTAGAAAACTCGTGAGACGGATAATAGATATATTAGGGCCAGAAGTCCCAATACACTTCCTACGCTTCCACCCAGATTACAACATGCGCCACCTCTTTCCAACACCTATAGAGACCTTGGAAAAACATGTAGAGGTCGCCAAGGAGGAGGGGGCAAAATATGCCTACGTGGGCAACGTGCCTGGCCACCGTTATGAACACACCTACTGTCCAGAGTGTGGGCGTGTGGTAATCAAGAGAAGGGGCTTTGACATCTTAGAAATAAACCTTATAGAGAAGGGGGGAGAATACAGATGTAAGTTCTGTGGCGCCAAGATTAACATAAAGGGGCGTATTATGCCAACGTGGAGAGAGGAGTTTCGCTTTGTCTATGTGCCGATACATGCATTTGCCAAGTGGGTCAAGCGCGAATCTTAA
- the cc1 gene encoding DNA-binding protein CC1: MSKKQKLKFYDIKAKQAFETDQYEVVEKQTARGPMLFAVAKSPYTGIKVYRLIGKKK; the protein is encoded by the coding sequence ATGTCCAAGAAGCAGAAGTTGAAGTTCTACGATATTAAGGCGAAGCAGGCGTTTGAGACTGATCAGTATGAGGTTGTTGAGAAGCAGACTGCCCGCGGGCCGATGTTATTTGCAGTAGCAAAATCCCCATACACAGGAATAAAAGTCTACAGACTAATCGGCAAAAAGAAATAA